The genomic window TCACCGTGCTCGCCGAGACTCCGGCGTGCTGGGCGACCTCGGCGAGGGTGACCATCCAGCTCTCCAAGCGTGTTTAAGCGCTTCGACAGCGCACTTCTGTGGGACAAGGGCGAGTGAGGGTGGCTCGACAGTAGCTCGACGCCGGGTGGGTGTCCATAGGTTGTCGAAGCGCTTCGATAATTGGACGGGCACCCAAGGATGGTGGGGGTGGGGTGAGTGGCGGGTGCGGGTCTGTGTGGGGTTGTCGCCCCCGCGCGGAGGAGGAGCGTAGTGATACAGCCCCGCGCCCCCTCGGGGCGCTCCTGTGCCCCAGCTTAAAACTCGACGGCGGCTTCGGGCGGGTGCGGTGACGACCAGATGCACGGACTTCGACACGATCACGCTCGGCGATTACTGCGTGAACGTCGGCCGAACGGCACGCGAGGGGTGGCGGGGTCACCCTGGATCGGGTACCAACGATCGAGTAGCACCCATCGGTAACCATTCAGGTACCCATGCGGTACGAGATCCCGATTCGCGGCGAGGTGAGCCTCATGTCCGCCCCACCCCTCAAGAAGCCCGTCGTCACAGAACGTGAGGCCCGCCAGGTGGCGGAGGCCGCCCGGGAGCAGGACTGGCGCAAGCCCAGCTTCGCCAAGGAACTGTTCCTGGGCCGGTTCCGCCTCGACCTCATCCACCCCCACCCACTCCCCACCGACGAGGCCGTCCGGCGCGGCGAGCAGTTCCTGAGCAAGCTCCGCGACTTCTGCGAGACGAAGGTCGACGGAGCGCTGATCGAGCGCGAGGCCCGGATCCCCGACGAGGTGATCAACGGGCTCAAGGAGCTCGGCGCCCTCGGCATGAAGATCGACCCCAAGTACGGCGGTCTCGGCCTCACCCAGGTGTACTACAACAAGGCGCTGGCCCTGGTCGGCTCGGCCAGCCCCGCGATCGGCGTGCTGCTCTCCGCCCACCAGTCGATCGGCGTACCCCAACCGCTGAAACTGTTCGGCACGCCCGAACAGAAGCAGAAGTTCCTGCCGCGCTGCGCCCGCACCGACATCAGCGCCTTCCTCCTCACCGAGCCCGACGTCGGCTCCGACCCGGCCCGGCTCGCCACCAGCGCGGTGCCCGAGGGGGACGACTACATCCTCGACGGGGTGAAGCTGTGGACCACCAACGGCGTGGTCGCCGACCTCCTCGTCGTGATGGCGCGGGTGCCGAAGAGCGAGGGCCACAAGGGCGGCATCACCGCCTTCGTCGTGGAGACCGACTCGCCCGGCGTCACCGTCGAGAACCGCAACGCCTTCATGGGCCTGCGCGGCATCGAGAACGGCGTCACCCGCCTCCACCAGGTCCGGGTGCCCGCCGCGAACCGTATCGGCCCCGAGGGCGCCGGCCTGAAGATCGCCCTCACCACCCTCAACACCGGCCGGCTCTCGCTCCCGGCGTCCTGCGTGGCCGCCGGCAAGTGGTGTCTGAAGATCGCCCGCGAGTGGTCGGCGGCCCGTGAGCAGTGGGGCAAGCCGGTCGCCCACCACGAGGCGGTCGGGCAGAAGATCTCCTTCATCGCCGCGACCACCTTCGCGCTGGAGGCGGTGCTCGACCTGTCGAGCCAGATGGCCGACGAGGACCGCAACGACATCCGTATCGAGGGCGCCCTGGCCAAGCTCTTCGCCTCCGAGATGGGCTGGCGCATCGCCGACGAGCTGGTCCAGATCCGCGGCGGCCGCGGCTTCGAGACGGCGGACTCCCTGCGGGCGCGCGGTGAGCGGGCCGTACCCGCCGAGCAGATCCTCCGCGACCTGCGCATCAACCGGATCTTCGAAGGCTCCACGGAGATCATGCATCTGCTGATCGCCCGCGAGGCCGTCGACGCCCACCTGTCCGTGGCCGGAGATCTCATCGACCCCGAGAAGTCCCTCTCCGACAAGGCGAAGGCGGGCGCGAACGCGGGCGTCTTCTACGCCAAGTGGCTGCCCAAGCTGGTCGCGGGCCCGGGCCAGCTCCCGCGCGCGTACGCCGATTTCCACCCCGCCGGACACCCGGACCTGTCCGGCCATCTGCGGTACGTCGAGCGCTCGGCCCGCAAGCTGGCCCGCTCCACCTTCTACGCCATGTCCCGCTGGCAGGGCCGCATGGAGACCAAGCAGGGCTTCCTGGGCCGGATCGTCGACATCGGCGCCGAACTCTTCGCGATGAGCGCGGCCGTCGTACGCGCCGAACTCCTGCGCACCACCGAGGGTCACGGCCGCGAGGCCTACCAGCTCGCCGACGTCTTCTGCCGCCAGTCCCGCATCCGCGTCGAGGAACTCTTCGGCCGCCTGTGGAGCAACACCGACGACCTCGACCACAAGGTGGTCAAGGGGGTTCTCGGGGGCGCGTACGAGTGGCTGGAGCGGGGCGTGGTCGACCCGTCGGGCGAGGGTCCGTGGATCGCGGACGCGACGCCCGGCCCCAGCGAGAAGGAGAATGTCCACCGCCCCATTCGCTGATATTCCGCACAGGAATTCACCGCTGCCCCGTCCGTCATACCGCTGCTTGCCGCTCACACTTTCCGAGCGGACAATTGAACGGATGACGGACGGGACTACAGCGCCGAGGTGATGAAGGAATGACCGCACTCGGCATGAATTCCCTCACCAACCGGATCATGCGCGCCGGCGAGGGCCGGACACTGCGCCACCTGGAACACACGGCCGCCGACGTCGCCTCGATCGAGGAGGACTTCGCGGCCCTCGACGACACCGGACTGCGCGCTCTCACCGACGAGTTCAAGCAGCGTCACAAGGACGGCGAAAGCCTCGACGACCTGCTGCCGGAGACGTTCGCCACCATGCGCGAGGCCGCCCGCCGCACCCTCGGCATGCGCCACTTCGACGTCCAGGTCATGGGCGGCGCGGCCCTCCACCTCGGCAATATCGCCGAGATGCACACCGGCGAGGGAAAAACACTGGTCGCCACCCTCCCCGTCTATCTCAACGCCCTCACCGGCAAGGGAGTGCACGTAGTCACCGTCAACGACTACCTCGCCCGCCGGGACGCCGAGTGGATGGGAAAGGCGTATGAATTCCTCGGTCTGACCGTCGGTGTCGTCCGCTCCGAATCGACCCCGGCCGAACGCCGGGCCGCCTACGCCTGTGACGTCACCTACGGCACGAACACCGAGTTCGGATTCGACTATCTGCGGGACAACATGGCCCGGTCGAAATCCGAACTCGTCCAGCGCGGCCACCATTTCGCGATCGTCGACGAGGCCGACTCCATCCTCATCGACGAGGCCCGCACCCCGCTGATCATCTCCGGCCCCGCCGACCAGGCACCCCACTGGTACGAGGCCTTCGCCAAGCTCGTCCGCCCGATGAAGGGCGTCCAGGTCCAGGAGGAGCGCTTCACCCGCCCCACCGACAAGGAACGCCTCCAGGAGCTGCGCGCCGGGCACCACTACGAGTACGACCCGCGCAAACGCACCGTCGCGATCCTCGACG from Streptomyces sp. DSM 40750 includes these protein-coding regions:
- a CDS encoding acyl-CoA dehydrogenase family protein, giving the protein MSAPPLKKPVVTEREARQVAEAAREQDWRKPSFAKELFLGRFRLDLIHPHPLPTDEAVRRGEQFLSKLRDFCETKVDGALIEREARIPDEVINGLKELGALGMKIDPKYGGLGLTQVYYNKALALVGSASPAIGVLLSAHQSIGVPQPLKLFGTPEQKQKFLPRCARTDISAFLLTEPDVGSDPARLATSAVPEGDDYILDGVKLWTTNGVVADLLVVMARVPKSEGHKGGITAFVVETDSPGVTVENRNAFMGLRGIENGVTRLHQVRVPAANRIGPEGAGLKIALTTLNTGRLSLPASCVAAGKWCLKIAREWSAAREQWGKPVAHHEAVGQKISFIAATTFALEAVLDLSSQMADEDRNDIRIEGALAKLFASEMGWRIADELVQIRGGRGFETADSLRARGERAVPAEQILRDLRINRIFEGSTEIMHLLIAREAVDAHLSVAGDLIDPEKSLSDKAKAGANAGVFYAKWLPKLVAGPGQLPRAYADFHPAGHPDLSGHLRYVERSARKLARSTFYAMSRWQGRMETKQGFLGRIVDIGAELFAMSAAVVRAELLRTTEGHGREAYQLADVFCRQSRIRVEELFGRLWSNTDDLDHKVVKGVLGGAYEWLERGVVDPSGEGPWIADATPGPSEKENVHRPIR